The DNA sequence GTAGACGTAGCGCACGGTGACGGATGCGCCGGTGACGACGTTGTGCCGGATCCTCATCCGTCCTCAGGACCGGTTCGGGTCCAGCATGGCCGCAGTATGGCGCAGTCCGCCACCGCGGACGTCCCGCCGGTCCGAGCCGCGTCGGCACGTATCAGCGGGACGTCCTCGAGCTGTGCTCGAAGAGCTGGTCCCAGCGTGCGTCGAGGCGCCGCAGCGCCTCCGTTGCAGCGACCGCCGTGAGTGCGTCGTCGTCGCCCTCGAGCAGGCCAAGTCGATGCAGCTCCCCGACGCCGTCACGCACCTCGAAGTCGAACCGGATGCCGAGCTCGTCGGCGAACCAGGCTTCGACGGCTTGGTCGAGCTCTTCCCGGGACCGTGGTCCGTCGGCCGTACGGAGGAAGTACCAGCCGAGCAACGCCTCCTTCACCTCCTCCTCCTCGGCTGCGTCGAGGAGGTTGAAGAACACACCGGCGTCATTGTCGAGGTTGCGGAAGTACAGATTGTCGGACAGCGTCTTCATGAACTCCATCTGCCGGGCCTTGTACTTCGTGAACTGGCGGATCAGGTAGCTGCCGAGCGTCCCGAGTCCGGCTCCCAGCGCGAGCAGCGTGGACTGGTCGAGCTCGACTGGTTCGTCGCGGAAGCCGAGCCAGAACCCGACCATCAGAAGGATGAGACCGACCGTGGTCGCGAGGCGCGTGGCGGCGATGACGATCCCACTGACGACCGCCGGCACGCCGATCATGAACTTGTCGACCCGCCGCATCTTCACCTCCGTGTTGGGCAAGAGCATCTCGATGTCGGCTCGGGGGACGTCCTGGAAGAGCTTGATCACGGTCGAGCCCGGATCGAAGGGCAATGCATCGGCGTCGGTCTCGCGGTGACCGAAGTGCGCAGCGTCCTTGAAGGTCACGAAGACGAGCACCTTCTCGTAGTTCGTGAACGTGACCGTCCGCTTGCGCAGACCGCCCCAGGACTCGACCTGCTGCTCACGCACGTTCTCGCCGCGGCGGTAGATCAGCACCTCGTCGAGGTCGTCGAAGTCGACCTCGACCCGGACCGACAGCAGCGACTCTTCCTCGAACGCCTGGTGGATCTCGTCGATCTCGATGCGCTCGAAGTTCGCGTCCTCGAGCAGTTCCACGAGCCCGTTGACGAGTTGGCGTCGCGCGTCGGCGAGCTGGGCCTGGTCGTAGTCGTGGATGATGCGGGTGTCGGGATCGTGACGGAACGGCGCGTACGCGTCCTTCAGCGCCTCCAGCCGCGTCCGGAACTCGAAGTGGACGGTGGCGTCGAGGAGGTCCGCGAGGGGGCGGAACGCGTCCTGGTCGCCGGGCGGCAGGCGCCCGTTGTCCGCCAGGAGGTCGACGAGGTCGCTCTGGCGGACGGGGATGAAGCGCTGGCCGGCGGCCATCCCATCGCCGCCCGCCTGCTTCTCGCCCGTCGCTTCCGTTGCCACCGAACGTCGCCTCCGCTCTCAGAAGGACCGTACCGACGCCGTCATGGTGGCATCGACCGATGCGCGCCTACCCGCGCCCGAGGACGGGTCGGGGACGGTAGGTCTCGGCCAGGTAGTCGAGGTCGTCAGGCTCCATCTCGATGTCGGTCACCGCGATCACGTCGTCGAG is a window from the Actinomycetota bacterium genome containing:
- a CDS encoding DUF3754 domain-containing protein → MATEATGEKQAGGDGMAAGQRFIPVRQSDLVDLLADNGRLPPGDQDAFRPLADLLDATVHFEFRTRLEALKDAYAPFRHDPDTRIIHDYDQAQLADARRQLVNGLVELLEDANFERIEIDEIHQAFEEESLLSVRVEVDFDDLDEVLIYRRGENVREQQVESWGGLRKRTVTFTNYEKVLVFVTFKDAAHFGHRETDADALPFDPGSTVIKLFQDVPRADIEMLLPNTEVKMRRVDKFMIGVPAVVSGIVIAATRLATTVGLILLMVGFWLGFRDEPVELDQSTLLALGAGLGTLGSYLIRQFTKYKARQMEFMKTLSDNLYFRNLDNDAGVFFNLLDAAEEEEVKEALLGWYFLRTADGPRSREELDQAVEAWFADELGIRFDFEVRDGVGELHRLGLLEGDDDALTAVAATEALRRLDARWDQLFEHSSRTSR